The Roseococcus microcysteis genome contains a region encoding:
- a CDS encoding helix-turn-helix domain-containing protein, which produces MSFGSVIRERRTALGIGLNDFAERLEISAAYWSRIERDQENPPRDELIERAAAILGVRMDDLFVEAQRLPPDMRKDMAKVVQAYRRLRFVGKG; this is translated from the coding sequence GTGAGCTTTGGATCGGTCATCCGCGAGCGACGGACTGCGCTCGGCATCGGGTTGAACGATTTCGCGGAGCGATTGGAAATCTCAGCGGCCTATTGGTCGCGCATTGAGCGCGACCAGGAGAATCCGCCCCGTGACGAGCTGATAGAGCGCGCCGCCGCCATTCTCGGCGTGCGGATGGATGACCTGTTCGTCGAGGCGCAGCGACTGCCGCCCGACATGCGGAAGGATATGGCCAAGGTTGTGCAAGCGTATCGGCGGTTGCGCTTTGTCGGGAAGGGATGA